A part of Microbacterium atlanticum genomic DNA contains:
- a CDS encoding NADPH-dependent FMN reductase produces MTVVVGNPKPMSRTRHVAEALVAELLTPDAYESTVLELADYADRLFDLSAEDVAAWNRAVAESDLVVFASPTYKATYSGLLKAFLDRYPSNGLAGVVAIPLHTGADAQHSLGANVSLSPLLTELGAVVPGRGLYVPMTQYEELDSVVRELAATYGINIARVAGLADAVSRST; encoded by the coding sequence GTGACCGTCGTGGTCGGCAACCCCAAGCCGATGTCGCGGACTCGTCATGTGGCCGAGGCGCTGGTGGCAGAACTACTGACGCCCGACGCTTACGAGTCGACGGTGCTCGAACTCGCCGACTACGCCGACCGGCTGTTCGATTTGTCGGCCGAGGACGTCGCGGCGTGGAACCGAGCGGTGGCCGAGAGTGATCTGGTGGTGTTCGCCTCGCCCACGTACAAAGCCACCTATTCCGGGCTGCTGAAGGCATTCCTCGACCGCTACCCATCGAACGGTCTTGCGGGGGTCGTCGCGATCCCGTTGCACACCGGCGCCGATGCCCAGCACTCCCTCGGCGCGAACGTCAGCCTGAGCCCCTTGCTCACCGAGCTCGGCGCAGTCGTGCCCGGCCGGGGCCTGTACGTGCCGATGACGCAGTACGAAGAGCTCGACAGCGTCGTGCGGGAGCTCGCCGCGACATACGGGATCAACATCGCCCGCGTCGCTGGGCTCGCTGACGCCGTCAGCCGCTCGACCTGA
- a CDS encoding nuclear transport factor 2 family protein — translation MYIEKLREMFENVSIARDAARFGEYFHPDLQLSFNGQVQDFEVVRSGHEAVYERTIETTVEFDEEAWVESPDGVAGRFWLTTTRVGEAPRANETLFVVKYRDGLIVRMWELVWAADPADARFE, via the coding sequence ATGTACATCGAGAAGCTGCGCGAAATGTTTGAGAACGTCTCCATCGCCCGCGATGCCGCGCGTTTCGGCGAGTACTTCCATCCTGATCTGCAACTGTCTTTCAACGGTCAGGTGCAGGACTTCGAAGTGGTGCGCTCAGGGCACGAGGCGGTCTACGAGCGCACGATCGAGACCACGGTCGAGTTCGATGAGGAGGCGTGGGTCGAATCGCCCGACGGTGTCGCCGGACGGTTCTGGCTCACGACGACCCGTGTGGGTGAGGCGCCCCGCGCGAACGAGACGCTGTTCGTCGTCAAGTACCGCGACGGGCTGATCGTGCGTATGTGGGAGCTGGTGTGGGCAGCGGATCCGGCGGACGCCCGGTTTGAGTGA
- the surE gene encoding 5'/3'-nucleotidase SurE → MHRFGQRTAGAFRRVRMVAVAAILAAGLALPAMAAYAAPPADNRDDLGSLAGKRILISNDDSVQAAEADGSDGRGLYLLREALCEAGADVVVIAPWQQQSGKGRSVSVAPRVSLAAPTVFPVGFEDDCRDAPSQGLVLGVCAAAQCAPETESATPADTIEVALRAFLPGLSGWSDGPDLVFTGINSGSNTDIYVNMSGTIGAATTATEYGVPAIAVSADGPANSYYPPTDRTYEVAADFAAATAARLFDRHRAEQLGLDGVLLNINVPNITDGETPSARWTEVGDAPLGNLTYVTDGSGGYTFTYLETGANIDRDSDTAALLDGDISIGAISVDRTTDPRWLKALKLTK, encoded by the coding sequence ATGCATCGCTTCGGGCAACGCACTGCTGGCGCTTTTCGTAGGGTCAGAATGGTCGCTGTGGCAGCGATCCTCGCGGCTGGGCTCGCTCTCCCGGCGATGGCGGCGTACGCCGCGCCACCGGCGGACAACAGAGATGACCTTGGCTCACTCGCGGGCAAGCGCATCTTGATCTCGAATGACGACTCGGTGCAGGCGGCAGAGGCGGACGGGTCCGACGGTCGCGGACTCTATCTGCTCCGCGAGGCGCTGTGTGAAGCGGGTGCCGACGTCGTGGTGATCGCTCCGTGGCAGCAGCAGAGCGGCAAGGGCCGATCCGTTTCGGTGGCGCCGCGCGTCTCGTTGGCGGCTCCGACAGTCTTTCCGGTCGGCTTCGAGGATGATTGCCGAGACGCACCTTCGCAAGGCCTCGTGCTCGGCGTCTGCGCCGCTGCGCAATGCGCGCCGGAGACGGAGTCGGCGACGCCGGCGGACACGATCGAAGTTGCCCTGCGGGCGTTCCTGCCCGGGTTGTCCGGGTGGTCTGACGGTCCCGACCTGGTGTTCACAGGAATCAACTCCGGGTCGAATACGGACATCTACGTGAATATGTCCGGCACCATCGGCGCGGCGACCACAGCGACGGAGTACGGCGTACCGGCGATCGCGGTCAGTGCAGACGGCCCGGCCAACAGCTACTATCCGCCGACCGACCGCACCTACGAGGTTGCCGCCGACTTCGCCGCTGCGACGGCCGCTCGGCTGTTCGACCGCCATCGCGCGGAGCAGCTCGGCCTGGACGGGGTGCTCCTCAACATCAACGTCCCGAACATCACGGACGGTGAGACGCCCTCCGCGCGATGGACCGAGGTCGGCGATGCGCCCCTCGGCAACCTCACGTACGTCACTGACGGCAGCGGCGGCTACACCTTCACCTACCTCGAGACCGGAGCGAACATCGACCGCGACTCCGATACCGCGGCGCTTCTCGACGGCGACATCAGCATCGGCGCGATCTCGGTGGACCGCACGACCGATCCGCGATGGCTGAAGGCGCTCAAGCTCACCAAGTGA
- a CDS encoding FAD-binding oxidoreductase translates to MQTQVSSPLVEKFAGIVGAAHVRVSDPGDDLSEFGRGHGHTPASAPAIVVSPGTPEEVAAALAVATQQRTAVVTRGAGFSVSGFAFSDADHVTVIETRRLDRVLAVDAENLTVTAQAGVLNSELTRIVAEAGLRVQTVAVPVRRTTLGGALSGVVGGGVPARSSVTGGNVQSVAGLVVALPTGALLRTGAGGSNVHAAHDTFPGLGGPNLTGVFLGDGGILGVKVEATLCLEPLPPATGGAAWVFPGEDAAWGAMTELMGLVDIPYASVGVSPRPQWTLIARVEAGGREALERKTAAIERVATRWGGEAGPEEYRLEAIAMGEPGGAWADVFLNRRREIVAFVAPRAGFRKLYRDLAAHAGSRAEELGLGALISVQPYYAPHTRHAVYTSLSLVLAQQPEDSLAVVELMHDCVRFLTRRGASTEFHQGTSSQLAAAAWSAEYRGAVEALRGAFDPAGILNAGVWRA, encoded by the coding sequence ATGCAGACGCAAGTGAGCTCCCCCCTCGTCGAGAAGTTCGCCGGGATCGTTGGCGCCGCGCACGTGCGGGTCTCCGATCCGGGCGACGACCTGTCAGAATTCGGGCGCGGGCACGGACACACGCCTGCGAGCGCTCCCGCGATCGTTGTCAGTCCGGGCACGCCGGAGGAGGTCGCTGCGGCGCTCGCCGTGGCGACGCAGCAGCGCACGGCTGTGGTGACGCGCGGCGCGGGATTCTCGGTGTCCGGCTTCGCCTTCTCCGACGCAGACCACGTCACCGTGATCGAGACGCGACGGCTCGACCGCGTGCTCGCGGTCGACGCCGAGAATCTGACGGTGACCGCGCAGGCAGGGGTCCTGAACAGCGAACTCACGCGCATCGTGGCGGAAGCCGGCCTCCGCGTGCAGACGGTGGCTGTTCCCGTCCGCCGCACGACCCTCGGCGGCGCGCTCAGCGGTGTGGTGGGCGGGGGAGTGCCGGCGCGGAGCTCCGTCACCGGTGGGAACGTCCAGAGCGTGGCGGGGCTTGTCGTGGCGCTGCCCACCGGGGCTCTGCTGCGCACCGGCGCCGGCGGGTCGAACGTCCACGCTGCTCACGACACCTTCCCGGGGCTCGGCGGCCCGAACCTGACGGGTGTCTTCTTGGGGGACGGTGGCATCCTCGGCGTCAAGGTCGAGGCGACGCTGTGCCTCGAACCGCTGCCGCCCGCCACAGGCGGTGCGGCTTGGGTCTTTCCCGGTGAGGATGCCGCGTGGGGAGCGATGACGGAGCTCATGGGTCTCGTCGACATTCCGTACGCATCGGTGGGCGTTTCGCCTCGGCCGCAGTGGACGCTGATCGCCCGTGTCGAGGCGGGCGGGCGTGAGGCGCTCGAACGCAAGACCGCGGCGATCGAGCGTGTGGCGACGCGCTGGGGCGGAGAGGCAGGACCGGAGGAATACCGTCTCGAAGCTATCGCGATGGGCGAGCCCGGGGGAGCCTGGGCGGATGTCTTCCTGAACAGGCGGCGTGAGATCGTCGCCTTCGTCGCGCCCCGTGCCGGCTTTCGTAAGCTCTACCGCGACCTGGCGGCCCATGCGGGCTCGCGCGCGGAGGAGTTGGGCTTGGGGGCCTTGATCTCGGTCCAGCCCTACTACGCCCCGCACACCCGCCACGCCGTGTACACGAGCCTCAGTCTCGTTCTGGCGCAGCAGCCGGAGGACTCCCTCGCTGTGGTGGAGCTGATGCACGACTGCGTGCGCTTCCTCACGCGGCGCGGAGCATCCACGGAGTTCCATCAGGGCACGTCGTCGCAACTCGCAGCCGCTGCGTGGAGCGCGGAGTATCGCGGTGCGGTCGAGGCGCTGCGCGGCGCGTTCGACCCGGCCGGCATCCTCAACGCCGGCGTGTGGCGGGCATGA
- a CDS encoding FAD-binding oxidoreductase, whose translation MVTELLATSTTTASSITDTDWAEFAAELRPTKTFHGLGDGVVREGARLIRKGDADYETARQVWNAMHQRYPLAIVEAAGAADVVATVNFAREHDLPITPRCGGHSIPGLSTVDDGIILDLSRMRAIQIDPVRKTARVEGGALLGELDHESQAFGLATVGGQISNTGVAGLTLNGGWGWLARRFGYTVDNLISAQVVTADGRLLNASKDENPDLFWGLRGGGGNFGVVTLFEFQLFEVGPLVYGGQISWPIEKAIDLLKFYREWGPRQVEELTTEVIAWHTEEEDGSLSDQAVISMSLCFSGDPKDLDDALAELLAFSPDDMVVEAEWLPYAVLQTQYDEFLRHGFNTYYKYGVLDDLSDEFLETAFNGWLTKKSNHTFMTLGYWGGAMSRAGDDVPFPRNKEPWRAVTEIRWEEAHERDENVQWAHDYWSSIEGYFSTKNQYLNFTGDLGEDLVRDAYGRSVYERLREVKRTYDPQNLFRMNQNIVP comes from the coding sequence GTGGTCACTGAACTACTCGCCACCAGCACCACCACCGCCAGCAGCATCACCGACACCGACTGGGCGGAGTTCGCCGCCGAACTGCGGCCGACAAAGACCTTCCACGGACTGGGCGACGGCGTGGTGCGTGAAGGAGCCAGGCTCATCCGCAAGGGCGATGCGGACTACGAGACTGCACGCCAGGTGTGGAATGCGATGCACCAGCGCTACCCTCTCGCCATCGTCGAGGCGGCCGGAGCCGCCGACGTCGTCGCCACCGTGAACTTCGCCCGCGAGCACGACCTGCCCATCACTCCGAGGTGCGGCGGTCACAGCATCCCGGGACTGTCGACGGTGGACGACGGAATCATCCTCGATCTCTCGCGTATGCGCGCAATCCAGATCGACCCCGTCCGCAAGACCGCGCGCGTCGAGGGTGGCGCGCTCCTGGGCGAGCTCGACCACGAGTCGCAAGCGTTCGGGCTGGCCACGGTCGGGGGACAGATCTCCAACACGGGCGTCGCAGGCCTCACACTCAACGGAGGGTGGGGCTGGCTCGCTCGCCGCTTCGGGTACACCGTCGACAACCTGATCTCGGCACAGGTCGTCACCGCTGACGGTCGGCTGCTGAACGCCTCGAAGGATGAGAACCCCGACCTCTTCTGGGGTCTGCGTGGCGGCGGTGGCAACTTCGGCGTTGTGACGCTGTTCGAATTTCAGCTCTTCGAGGTGGGCCCGCTCGTCTACGGAGGGCAGATCAGCTGGCCGATCGAGAAGGCGATCGATCTGTTGAAGTTCTACCGGGAGTGGGGCCCGCGCCAGGTTGAGGAGCTCACCACCGAGGTGATCGCCTGGCACACCGAGGAGGAGGATGGCTCGCTGAGCGACCAGGCCGTGATCTCCATGTCGCTCTGCTTCAGCGGTGACCCGAAGGATCTCGATGACGCTCTCGCCGAGCTCCTGGCCTTCTCGCCCGACGACATGGTCGTCGAGGCCGAATGGCTGCCGTACGCCGTTCTGCAGACGCAGTACGACGAGTTCTTGCGCCACGGCTTCAACACCTATTACAAGTACGGCGTGCTCGACGACCTCAGCGACGAGTTCCTCGAAACGGCTTTCAACGGCTGGCTCACGAAGAAGTCGAACCACACGTTCATGACGCTCGGCTACTGGGGCGGAGCCATGTCACGCGCCGGGGACGACGTGCCGTTCCCGCGGAACAAGGAGCCGTGGCGCGCGGTCACCGAGATCCGGTGGGAGGAGGCGCACGAGCGCGACGAGAACGTGCAGTGGGCTCATGACTACTGGAGCAGCATCGAGGGGTACTTCTCCACGAAGAACCAGTACCTCAATTTCACCGGCGACCTCGGCGAGGACCTGGTGCGCGATGCGTATGGCCGTTCGGTCTATGAGCGCCTGCGCGAAGTCAAGCGCACCTACGACCCGCAGAACCTGTTCAGGATGAACCAGAACATCGTTCCCTGA
- a CDS encoding APC family permease yields the protein MSTDPNPSTLEHDPTAMPLAVGGQPREQSALSGNMGTWGLAFTTLAYNAPIAIVTGYVTVVVAYGNGVGAPWTYVVVAVIALLFAVGFTAFARHLPRPGGFYALITAGLGKHLGLGVGYLATAQYFAICAGGLSFLGFATASLVSSWGGPPAPWWVYSIVFLIFFGVLGYVRLELSTRLLTVFLIAEVILVVVYDVVVLSQGGESGLTSAPFLAENIFSGSIGLALLFGMLSLSGFEASVIFREEVKDPDKTIPRAVYMQIIVIGVLYTVSAYAFIVALGPDNVVAAAQANPLGAFLDSAEMYLGVIGRDLFNILTVTSLFAGLLAGYNTISRYLYNLGHDGILPRALASVHAVQRSPHRASIVTGVILLGTQVLLAFFGGAAEFIYPQVSGAGGYALLVMLALVTIAAIVFLNRTRPEGVTAWHRLIAPILALVGLSISIVLATINIDQMITAGPIVVAICLGVVYGLVVLGIIMASVYKRKRPDVYARIGRE from the coding sequence TTGAGCACCGACCCGAATCCCTCCACGCTGGAACACGACCCGACGGCGATGCCGCTCGCCGTGGGAGGCCAGCCGAGGGAGCAGAGCGCCCTGTCGGGCAACATGGGCACGTGGGGGCTGGCCTTCACGACGCTCGCCTACAACGCACCGATCGCTATCGTCACCGGCTACGTCACGGTGGTCGTCGCCTACGGCAACGGTGTCGGTGCGCCGTGGACGTACGTCGTCGTCGCCGTCATCGCCCTGTTGTTCGCGGTCGGGTTCACTGCCTTCGCCCGCCATCTGCCGCGCCCCGGCGGCTTCTACGCCCTCATCACCGCGGGCCTCGGCAAGCACCTGGGACTCGGAGTGGGATATCTCGCAACGGCGCAGTACTTCGCCATCTGCGCGGGCGGGCTCTCGTTCCTCGGCTTCGCGACGGCGTCACTGGTGAGCAGTTGGGGTGGCCCCCCGGCTCCGTGGTGGGTGTACTCGATCGTCTTTCTGATCTTCTTCGGCGTACTGGGCTATGTGCGCCTCGAGTTGTCCACGCGTTTGCTCACGGTGTTCCTGATCGCCGAGGTGATTCTCGTCGTCGTCTATGACGTCGTCGTGCTCTCGCAGGGCGGTGAGTCGGGCCTGACGTCCGCGCCGTTCCTCGCCGAGAACATCTTCTCCGGCAGCATCGGCCTCGCGCTCCTGTTCGGCATGCTGTCGCTCAGCGGCTTCGAGGCTTCCGTGATCTTCCGCGAGGAGGTCAAGGATCCCGACAAGACGATTCCCCGCGCGGTGTACATGCAGATCATCGTCATCGGCGTTCTGTACACGGTCTCGGCCTACGCGTTCATCGTGGCGCTCGGTCCCGACAACGTCGTCGCCGCCGCGCAGGCGAACCCTCTGGGGGCGTTCCTCGACTCCGCCGAGATGTACCTCGGGGTGATCGGTCGCGACCTGTTCAACATCCTTACCGTGACGAGCCTATTCGCCGGTCTCCTGGCGGGATACAACACCATCTCGCGGTACCTCTACAACCTGGGGCACGACGGCATCCTGCCCCGAGCGCTCGCCTCGGTGCACGCGGTCCAGCGCTCGCCGCACCGCGCCTCGATCGTGACGGGTGTCATCCTCCTCGGCACTCAGGTGCTGTTGGCGTTCTTCGGCGGCGCCGCCGAGTTCATCTATCCGCAGGTGAGCGGGGCCGGCGGGTACGCCCTGCTGGTGATGCTCGCGCTTGTCACGATCGCCGCGATCGTCTTCCTCAACCGCACCCGGCCCGAGGGAGTCACTGCGTGGCACCGCCTGATCGCTCCGATTCTCGCCTTGGTCGGCCTGAGCATCTCGATCGTGCTGGCGACGATCAATATCGATCAGATGATCACCGCAGGTCCGATCGTCGTAGCCATCTGCCTCGGGGTCGTCTACGGGCTTGTGGTCCTCGGCATCATCATGGCGTCGGTGTACAAGCGCAAGCGACCAGACGTCTACGCGCGCATCGGGCGCGAGTGA
- a CDS encoding aldo/keto reductase, with the protein MTRIGTSDLDILPLVLGGNVFGWTVDPEQSFALLDAFHAGGGTLIDSADSYSHWVPGNVGGESETIIGQWLASRKPVGVAVSTKVSGHPASPGLSAKNVRTGVEASLKRLGVETIDVYYAHYDDPATPLEEAVGVFDDLVREGLIRYPALSNFTGERIRAWVDCARDAGLAQPIAIQPEYNLVHRNEVEADIIPVAEELELSLLPSSGLASGFLTGKYRSQDAEGSDSPRAGDAARYANAQGLRIIDTLEDIGRTHGASIAATALAWVRHQPTVAAPLASASRLDQIDDLLAGARLELTEDELARLDDVSDWTPAVP; encoded by the coding sequence ATGACACGGATCGGCACCAGCGACCTCGACATCCTCCCTCTCGTGCTCGGAGGCAACGTCTTCGGTTGGACGGTCGACCCCGAGCAGTCCTTCGCTCTCCTGGATGCCTTCCACGCCGGCGGTGGCACGCTGATCGACTCCGCCGATTCGTACTCGCACTGGGTGCCTGGCAACGTCGGCGGCGAGAGCGAGACGATCATCGGCCAGTGGCTCGCCTCCCGCAAGCCCGTCGGCGTCGCGGTGTCGACGAAGGTGAGCGGGCATCCCGCCTCGCCCGGCCTGTCGGCGAAGAACGTGCGCACCGGCGTGGAGGCCTCGCTCAAGCGCCTGGGAGTCGAGACGATCGACGTCTACTACGCGCACTACGACGACCCCGCCACTCCCCTCGAAGAAGCCGTCGGGGTCTTCGATGACCTGGTGCGGGAGGGCCTCATCCGATACCCCGCGCTGTCCAACTTCACCGGCGAGCGGATCCGGGCATGGGTGGACTGCGCCCGCGACGCCGGTCTGGCCCAGCCGATCGCGATCCAACCCGAGTACAACCTCGTCCATCGCAACGAGGTCGAGGCCGACATCATCCCGGTCGCGGAGGAACTCGAGCTGTCGCTGCTGCCGTCTTCGGGACTGGCGAGCGGCTTCCTCACGGGCAAGTATCGATCACAGGATGCCGAGGGTAGTGATTCGCCGCGGGCGGGCGACGCCGCCCGATACGCGAACGCGCAGGGGCTGCGCATCATCGACACTCTCGAAGACATCGGGCGGACGCATGGCGCATCCATCGCGGCGACGGCCCTCGCGTGGGTGCGGCATCAGCCCACGGTCGCCGCACCCCTTGCCAGCGCGTCGCGTCTCGATCAGATCGACGACCTGCTCGCCGGCGCCCGTCTCGAGCTGACGGAAGACGAGCTCGCGCGTCTGGACGACGTCTCCGACTGGACGCCCGCAGTGCCGTGA
- a CDS encoding SDR family oxidoreductase: MSKAGVVVTGAARGIGLEICAALARDGFRVTGLDLLPPERDVDFEGFRILDVTDASAVETTVQEVAASEAGLFGVVNNAILSSNYMDGPLADASMETYDTSFAVNVRAHYSLMRAAARSLQKSDHGGCIVSISSVNAMRGVANTGIYSATKAALVALTQTFAVELAPHGIRCNSVAPAATATHRQMTALTSDEISERLARIPLARFAEPSEIADAVAFLFSDSARFITGITLPVDGGYLAYGSGLTEN; encoded by the coding sequence GTGTCGAAGGCCGGGGTTGTTGTGACGGGGGCTGCGCGAGGGATCGGGTTGGAGATCTGCGCGGCTCTCGCGCGTGACGGGTTTCGGGTAACAGGACTCGATCTGCTCCCGCCTGAGCGAGATGTCGACTTCGAAGGATTCCGTATCCTCGACGTGACCGATGCCAGTGCCGTCGAGACCACCGTGCAAGAGGTCGCGGCCTCCGAGGCCGGCCTTTTCGGTGTCGTGAACAACGCGATACTGTCGTCGAACTACATGGACGGGCCGCTGGCCGACGCCTCGATGGAGACCTACGACACGTCCTTCGCGGTGAATGTGAGGGCGCATTACTCTCTGATGCGGGCGGCCGCTCGCAGTCTGCAGAAGTCCGACCACGGTGGATGCATCGTTTCCATCAGCTCCGTGAATGCGATGCGCGGTGTCGCGAACACCGGGATTTACTCAGCGACGAAAGCGGCGCTCGTCGCGCTTACGCAGACGTTCGCCGTCGAATTGGCGCCGCACGGAATCCGGTGCAATTCGGTCGCGCCCGCGGCGACTGCGACCCACCGCCAGATGACGGCCCTCACATCGGACGAGATCTCCGAGCGGCTGGCGCGAATTCCGCTCGCCCGCTTCGCCGAGCCCAGCGAGATCGCCGATGCGGTGGCGTTCCTGTTCAGCGACTCCGCCCGCTTCATCACGGGAATAACACTCCCCGTCGACGGCGGCTACCTCGCCTACGGCTCCGGCCTGACGGAGAACTGA
- a CDS encoding molybdopterin-dependent oxidoreductase, with the protein MAGQEWASQLAHWGAYEATTDGADILAVRGDRRDPEPTDILQNLPGMVTDPARVTRPAIREGWLRDGPGGSAGRGDEPFVDVDWDTALDLVAREIRRVQTERGPSAIYGGSYGWASAGRFHHALSQVHRFLNCTGGYTRSVNTYSFGASEVILPHVIGPMMELYRTMTSWDVVVEHTRLMVAFGGVSPKNSAVSSGGVLRHRSNAGLREAIDAGMRLVSLTPLRSDSELGEWMPLRPGSDVALMLALSHVLLTEGLADAGFLREYAVGAEVFHDYVVRGRDGGPFDPEWAQALTGVPAEAIRALARDMAATRTMISVSWSLQRARFGEQPIWAAVALAALLGQIGLPGGGFAHGYGTSAAAGVPWMTTKWPSFPQGRNPSDSFIPVARIADMLLHPGESYRYNGETRVYPEISLMYWAGGNPFHHHQDLPRLRRAIGTLDTFVVNESHWTATARHADIVLPTTTHVERNDLGAANNDEVMIAMKRLVPPHGEAWDDYDVFAALSRRLGVAQEFTEGLTVDGWLRRLYDEWAEQLAPTHPDLPSFDHFWSAGEVVMPHPDPTVQFAQFRADPDRHRLSTPSGRIEIFSATVDAFGEPDCPGHPSWLGFPDGDDARFPLTLLANQPRTRLHSQLDMGRTSKGSKIAGREPLTMHPDDARERGIAAGDVVEVVSTQGTAVVGVRITDQMLRGVVQLSTGAWYAPSPGDDRVCLHGNPNVLTPDIPTSALAQGPTGAVLSVEVRPRSRDWPRPDVHRRPSSPDHAR; encoded by the coding sequence GTGGCAGGACAGGAATGGGCGTCGCAGTTGGCGCATTGGGGTGCGTACGAGGCGACGACCGACGGCGCCGACATCCTCGCCGTTCGTGGCGACCGGCGCGACCCTGAGCCGACGGACATCCTCCAGAACCTGCCCGGCATGGTCACGGATCCCGCACGGGTCACCCGTCCGGCGATCCGGGAAGGCTGGCTTCGGGACGGACCCGGCGGCTCGGCCGGCCGAGGCGATGAGCCGTTCGTGGACGTGGATTGGGACACGGCGCTCGATCTTGTGGCCCGGGAGATCCGTCGCGTGCAGACCGAGCGCGGTCCGAGCGCGATCTACGGCGGCTCGTACGGATGGGCCAGCGCGGGCAGGTTCCACCACGCGCTGTCGCAGGTCCACCGCTTCCTCAACTGCACGGGCGGCTACACGCGGTCCGTGAACACGTACAGCTTCGGCGCCTCGGAAGTGATCCTGCCGCACGTGATCGGGCCCATGATGGAGCTGTACCGCACGATGACGTCGTGGGACGTGGTCGTCGAGCACACGAGACTCATGGTCGCGTTCGGTGGCGTGTCCCCAAAGAACTCGGCGGTGTCCTCCGGCGGGGTGCTCCGCCACCGCAGCAACGCCGGTCTGCGAGAGGCCATCGACGCCGGCATGCGTCTGGTATCACTCACCCCTCTCCGTTCCGACAGCGAGCTCGGCGAGTGGATGCCGTTGCGTCCGGGGTCCGATGTCGCGCTGATGCTCGCCCTCAGCCATGTGCTCCTGACGGAGGGGCTGGCCGATGCCGGCTTCCTCCGCGAGTACGCCGTCGGCGCGGAGGTCTTCCATGACTACGTGGTGCGCGGTCGCGACGGCGGGCCGTTCGATCCCGAGTGGGCCCAGGCGCTGACCGGCGTCCCAGCCGAGGCGATCCGCGCGCTTGCGCGTGACATGGCAGCGACGAGGACGATGATCTCCGTGAGCTGGTCGTTGCAGCGCGCGCGTTTCGGTGAGCAGCCGATCTGGGCTGCGGTCGCCCTCGCAGCACTCCTCGGCCAGATCGGGCTGCCGGGTGGAGGATTCGCGCATGGCTACGGCACCAGCGCCGCCGCAGGCGTCCCGTGGATGACCACGAAATGGCCGTCATTCCCGCAGGGGCGCAACCCGTCGGACTCGTTCATCCCAGTGGCGCGCATCGCCGACATGCTTCTGCACCCCGGCGAGTCTTACCGATACAACGGCGAGACACGGGTCTACCCGGAGATATCGCTCATGTATTGGGCGGGCGGCAACCCCTTCCACCACCACCAGGATCTGCCGCGGCTTCGCCGCGCCATCGGGACACTGGACACCTTCGTGGTGAATGAGTCCCACTGGACCGCGACCGCCCGGCACGCCGACATCGTCCTGCCCACGACCACGCACGTGGAGCGCAACGATCTCGGCGCAGCGAACAACGACGAAGTGATGATCGCCATGAAGCGACTCGTGCCGCCGCACGGGGAGGCGTGGGACGACTACGACGTGTTCGCGGCGCTCTCGCGTCGGCTTGGCGTGGCGCAGGAGTTCACCGAGGGGCTGACCGTCGACGGCTGGCTGCGGCGGCTCTATGACGAATGGGCGGAGCAGCTGGCACCGACCCACCCGGACCTGCCGTCCTTCGATCACTTCTGGTCCGCCGGCGAGGTGGTCATGCCCCATCCCGACCCGACGGTGCAGTTCGCTCAGTTCCGTGCGGACCCCGACCGTCACCGGCTGTCGACACCGAGCGGCAGGATCGAGATCTTCAGCGCGACGGTGGACGCTTTCGGTGAGCCGGACTGCCCGGGTCACCCCTCATGGCTCGGCTTCCCGGACGGCGACGATGCGCGCTTCCCCCTCACCTTACTCGCGAACCAGCCGCGCACGCGGTTGCACAGTCAGCTGGACATGGGCCGAACGAGCAAGGGGTCGAAGATCGCCGGACGCGAACCGCTGACGATGCATCCCGACGATGCACGCGAGCGCGGCATCGCAGCCGGCGACGTCGTGGAAGTCGTCAGCACCCAGGGGACGGCGGTGGTCGGCGTGAGAATCACCGACCAGATGCTCCGCGGGGTGGTTCAGCTGTCCACGGGGGCATGGTACGCACCGTCGCCCGGGGACGACCGCGTGTGTTTGCATGGGAACCCCAACGTGCTGACCCCCGACATCCCGACCTCGGCGCTCGCTCAAGGGCCGACCGGAGCCGTTCTGAGTGTGGAGGTCCGGCCGCGCAGCCGGGACTGGCCACGTCCGGATGTGCATCGGCGCCCGTCGTCTCCCGATCACGCCCGATAG